A window of Tachypleus tridentatus isolate NWPU-2018 chromosome 7, ASM421037v1, whole genome shotgun sequence genomic DNA:
tgttctttgtagTGGGTATtgtaaataaacttgtttaaaatgtgaGTTCTGTATAGGTTAAAAGATATAGTCTGTTCTTTAGGTCTAAAGTCTAAAAGTTTTTGCATTTGAATTAGATTTTTAGACTGCAGACAGACTTTACTATTTAAAAACTGTTGTCGTTTCACTTGAACCCCTCGTAGTATGAATCCACATGTAAAGGCTTAGCTGCTATTAACATACATTGTAAAACATGAACTTATCACATTCCTTATATTTCTCCAGTTAACGAAAGCAGAATGTTACTCattttcaattaatttctgaGTACCTACAGTAAATTACACGTTATAGTTTGGAAAGCAAAGATAGTGCTACCGTAAAGTTCTGTGTTTTTCGTCATTTTCACTGTGCTCTTTACTAGGTTTTTAATGAGAGATTTAATCTTTATGAGTTTGCTTCTTTTTAAACCTCTATCTGCCATTAACTCAGTTATAACAATTAATACTGAGTACAacattttttagatttttgtaTTACCTTAACTACTATTTATGGTGTTATGGTAAGAACTTAATATGATATTGAGCTTTATTCTATCTTACACATTAAGTTgttggcccagcatagccaagtggttaagcactcgactcgtaatctgagggtcacaagttcaaatccctgtcacaccaaacatgctcgccctttaagccgtgggggcgttataatgttacggtcaatcccactattcgttggtaaaagagtagcccaagagttggcggtgggtggtgatgactggctgccttacactgctagattaaggacggctagcgcagatagccctcgtgtagcgttgagcgaaattcagaacaacCCATAAACCATTAAATCGTTTCTGATTTTCAACTCGCTTCTTACATTGCTTTTATGAGATATAATATCATTTCACCTAGATCTAAGTATCATACCAAGTTTAGCATGTTAAAACACTGAGGTTTAAATTAACAAGCCAACTTCTACATTGCTCATACATTTATCATCTAGAGAATATAATTTCACTCAGAAGCTGCCATCTGGTATGTTAGTTTCATATTTGattctgtttgttgttatttttgtaataaggATATACCGTCAGCAATTTTAATCCTAATATTTTCTCGCTGATGTGGTTGTGTAACAATTATAGATcgctaagattttttttttttttcattgagctTTAAACGGTTGTCTCTCAGACTTACCTATAATCTTTAGCTCTATCAAATAACTGATTTCACGGCCTTTGTCCACCTGGTATTGACATCTATACGTGCCTTCATCAGGGTTTTCATTTACACCCTGCACAATCAAGCTCCCATCCAGATCAATCACCTGCCTGTGGCTGTCTGGCAGTACGGATCCATCTGAAACCAATACGTAAATGTCGGTTAAACCTGGATGTGTGaactagtttttgttttgcaAATAGCTGGAAACTACTTTCCTAAACACAATACAACGAATATCATTAGTGGTCGTGAACAtgtttgaaatacatattttcaatTCATCGTTCCCGAACATTGAGTTTGATTAAGCTAACACATGCAAACGTCTGTCCTGAGCAGTATTTCTAGTTGGTAACTCTGATAAAATATcgtttcttaaaacattttttcgtAGCAACTATTatgcaataatttgtttttaacacaaaacCTTAACCTTCTCTAGGCGGTTACACTGTCAGcaaataatttccttttataacctCTATAGATAATAACTAATAGATGTTCTACTAGAGTGCCTCATAAACGATTACTTTATCTGAGACAGtaactttctcaaatacattgtttgtttgtttgttttttgcacaaagctacacgagggctatctgtgctagccgtccctaatttagcagtgtaagactagagggaaggcagctagtcatcaccacccaccgccaactcttgggctactcttttaccaacgaatagtgggattgactgtcacattataacgcccccacggctgggagggcgagcatgtttggcgcgactcgggcgcgcacccgcgaccctcagattacgaagcacacgccttaacgcgctaggccatgccaggccttctcaAATACAAAGTGttcttagtaacaatattaaatagtCAGAACGTTAAAACATGTCTTTTCCTTATTTCAATGCACAGAAACTGTCACAACACAGCATTCCTCAGTGTAACCTGTATAACGCAGAACGTCCCTCCCTTAACCACTGTATAGAATAATTCTGTTGAAATAAGAGAAGTCTTCCCTATAACTCTTATGGATGATACATTTGTTAAAACACAAAAGTTATTTTGATACCCTCATGGATGATAATTATGTTGACATACGGAACTTTCCACTGTGACTCCAAATCACAGTAATATTCCGTGCAAAATTTCCGTCTTCCGAAAACGACCTACAagtaacagttgttttttttgtcaaatcGTAGAAATTGTACAATAATTCGTAACGGTAGAACCTAATAGTTTCCCAATAGTCTACAAGTACGGTTAATCTGTCACATAAAGTTGAAGAAAAACGTATTAAGAATGCCAATTTGCTAATGTGATATTTGTATGAAGTTTAGTATCTAAAAAATAGAAAACGTTATGATGCAAATAAGACTCGAGGTGCAAAATGGGATATTACAATCATATAAATAACGCATTAGACCAGTAGAGGATTCACTGTAAAGCAATTAGCTGATAGTTTTAGGGCACTTTTACCTGTtgcttatatttatttcaaaaacgtGGTTTAGTTAATAAGTTTATATCGTTATTGTTTGTAACAACGATATCTTGCCTATGTAAgtaatttatcataatttttagAAGCACATTGAAAACAATAAGTTTTCCTTATTTTCTTTCCATTTGCTTGACACAAATTAATTCGAAGTTTGTGAATCTTCAGactgtttacaaatatttttgtgtatattcGCCTACCTTTTAGCCACGTGATTTTTCCTTTACTTCTGTCATAGTAGGGACAAAGGAGTTTAGCAGTTTTCCTTGGATCACTGTCATCGTGCGCACGTCAAGAGAACGACGTCGAAATCGTGAAACCACATGACGCATACGGTTTTCAAATTCTGGCAGGGTAGTGTTGTAGTTCAACTCGAAATGGTCATTGTTGTTGTACAGATGGAGAGTTccattaataaataagtaaaacacacaTCTATTTCTATTTTTCTCGGTTCTCGGGAGGTGGCCAGAAAAACGATCTATTTTCTTATTTGTTGCTTTAACCAGTTGGAATTGTTTTAGTATGCAAACATGACCTAAAAATAATCCATACGGTTTGTCGTCTGCTTTTATGTGTCCAAATTCATCAAGGTAAAGAGCGTGAAGAACTAcagaaaaatatgaagaaaattaaaatacaaattcttTAATTAAGAATGAGCaatgttactgtttaatcaaTTAAGTTGAGGAAGATGGGGTACCGGGGTCACCATAACTTTTAATGCTGTTTCCACCAATTAAGACGAATgccataaaaaatttaaaatgatttaaaatgagtctgctttactataaacataaattttaattcaaacaaaGATTGGAAGCAGATCTGTTTTAGATATTTAAAAGATTGATTACTTGTGTTTGTTAGCCATTTTACCTATCAGGTTGGATAAAATGGCCTCCCGAGATGGGTAAAGAGGACCTCATATAACTCATAATAAATGCAATTTAAAGTAACTGCTACATTCAGCAGCTACATTCAAATGacttaaatcattatttaaatgCTCTTAACAGGGGTTGGGTAAACTGCCAATATGAACAGTATAAAGATTACATGAGTTCTAGAGTAGGATATGACGCGCCCTCTTGCACTAAGACACCTCGCACgttattaagaataaataaatcgGTGAACTTCAATGTTATTTAGTTTATAGCATATTTGGCTGTCTATAATTTATTGTAGTTTGAAATCAGTAAGTGATATTCTATGAAATATTAGCTTTGTAAccataaaaacattaaactgaCTATTTTGTGTTAAAGTTATCCAGAAAAAACAATCATTCTCTCATGCTTCAAATCACCAtcctttcatcagtttgtttatGTGCGAGATCGCGTAAACAATGGTTACATGTGATTCACTGAGATGATGAAATAAAAGAGTGGCCGTTTTACAGAAATTCAccttctttctttatttgtgtcTGTTCtctcagggcccggcatggccaagcgtgttaaggcgtgcgactcgtaatctgaggcttgcgggttcgcatcccggtcgcgccaaacatgctcgccctttcagccggggaagcgttataatgtgacggtcaatcccactattcgttggagtagcccaagagttggcagtgggtgatgatgactagctaccttccctctagtcttacactgctaaattagggacggctagcacagatagtcctcgagtagctttgtgagaaattcaaaaacaaactgctcTCTCATAACGTTAGACGAATATTAAGTACTACTACACGTATATCACTGAGACATTTCCTAAATATATTAACTCAAACTTTTATGTGAAAAAGGTAATTCTAAGATGCAATACAATATTCTCCCTAGTAGCATGGTGGTATGTCTGTGCACTTACAACACGAGAAACCGGTTTTCGACactcgtgttggacagagcacagatagtccattatgtagctttgtgcttaacttcaaacaagcaaaagATATCTACCCtaaattaaatagtattaaatttcaattataattgtagtttttaaacttatatcAGATACCGTAGTAGGACGCACACCGCGAAGAAACACTACAATTTACCAGCTTTAAATTAGTCACTGTATAACTTAGAAAATCAGCGAATATAATATTAcgtgtttgtattttatactctatttattttctttaacaaaaataagATGATTCCAAGTTGTTATcttaatacaataataacttaaaataaaatttcaaaccaTAGACGTATTTTTATGATGCTTTAAAAGGACCATTATTGTCTTTATTATAACAAGAAGTCATGAGGTTACAAAAAAATTAAGCTGTTATACTATCGCTTATTGTAAGCTTTAAACTACTATAGCAGGTGTTTAAAATGAAGCTTTACGTACAGCGATGGCTGGGATTTGGCATAGCGTTATAGTCGAAATCTACGGGTCAAAGGATCTGAATCCGTCACCAAATACGATCATCTTTTCAATTCTAGGatgagtgttataatgtaacggtcaatcctacctTTCGTTAGTGAGGAGTTCCCCAAGCTAGAGCTGGGTTgtgtcgactagctgccttcctttatAATCTATATCTtcaaaattacggatggctagtgtagatagcctttgagtaacttttcgcgaaattcaacaacaaacaaaataaagattaaatacttaaacaaaaaaaaatgttgttctgtggACTCAAGATGTTGGCTCAGTAGCCTGGCTGtataatttctgtttaaaaacaatattaaatagcTCATGGTTTTGTTCTTCAGATACGTggggaaaatattttgtttttttacagcaacTTTCACAACAGTTTATGCATTAATAAATTATGACtgactttgtaaaaataatatattagtcAAATATTTTCTCACGAATAAAAGctcagcccagcatggccaggtggttaaaacactcgacccATAAtgcgagggtcgccggttcgaatcctcgttgcaccaaacatactcgccctttcagccatgggggcgttataatgtgacggtcaatcccactattcgttggtaaaagagtagctcaagagtttgcagtgggtggtggtgactaattACCTTTCCTCTgttcttaaactgctaaattaggaacggctagcgaagatagccctcgtgtaccttggcgcgaaattcaaaagtaaaacgATGAATAGTAAAAAAATTCCGAGAATTATGAAAATACAATAGTCACCGAGAGTCCtttagaaatgttatttataattcttgTAAAGGAAGCTTATTCATAACCATTTTAACAAGTTCCGTATTCCTCCTTTTTTTTAGcaagatttgtttttcattttgtagcCAGCAATCTGTTACATAATCTTTAAGTTATGGATACACAACTTTTGTTTACAATTTGTTCTTTTTATCTCCCACATGGTTTTAAGTCATAGCTTAGAGAACAGTATTTTTTGTCGCTAACTTGGTGTCGTCCTTAGTATTTCTAGtgctttgtaaaaaaacaaaacaaaattaattccaGTGTCTGGTAATCTGTATTACACAAAGCAAAACTATCTTTAATTCTATGATgaaagttggtattaataaagatGACTCATTTAACAGACTTAATATAGCAGGTTGAAAAGAcgttatttaatttcaaacttaatAAAGCTGTTTTACTTACGAGTACGTGCAACACACTGACAAAGATAAATAACCAAAGATTCTGGATAACTGATTTTACTGCATACGTCTAAACAACAATAGTGCTTATTGCAGATCCAATAAGTTGGATTAGGTGTATTTGTGTGTGGTTCACACGTAAACGTTACAAATATAGCTGATTTTACAACATACGTGCACACAATGATAGTGCTAACTGCGGATTCAAGAGAATGGATTAGCCGTATGTATGTGGTTCACATGTTAATAGAACTGACATGGTTACGTGTGTGGTTATGACGCTATCAGGCTCACCATTAACCGTAACGATAAGGATAACAGCCACAGGTAACTCAAAGAAGAGGAGAAAACGTGTTACAGAATCAAACAGAAATCATAGCTTGATAAGTTGGATATGACgttcaacaaaaaaacaaaacaaaaaccagtgttcaaatcaaatcaaaacgTTGAAACTGTTGACGTATGAAACGTCATTCAATACTTATAGATAATAGAAATAAATGGTTGGATTCTATTCGAAAGGAACTCTGTCGATACTCTCATCCGGGTTGAAAGAcctaattgatatatatatatatttgaatgaaTAGCATCTGAGTGCATACATGCACGTTTCTAAACTTTATCACGGTGACGTCACTGTAGATAGAAGGTACAAAATCGATGAAATAAGGTATTCTGTTTGGTAGGTTTCCTATATACATGAAAGTTCAGGTCAACTTAGAAAGAAAGTGcatcttgaatattttaaagtttctaaggTGAATTAACATTTATCTTTCTGGATTACTAGAGAAAAAAATATGGATCTTTCTGAGGTACCATGCCTCTTTTTCTTTGTCTCAGGCTTGTCCTCGAGCTGACatgaattttaaagtttaaagctAACTGAAAGCTATAGAAGAATGTATGACCAGAAATCAACTGTATTCTTGTGGTACGTCACTTCTTGTGCCAGTAAAAACTCTAACATTCCACGATACAATAACGTTAACAtaagataataaaatgtaatgttacaATACAATAATGACAAATTAACTCAATAATAAATCAAATAGAaataatgtaaaagaataaactctttaacaaaaatttaataatattaggAGTGTACAAAAGAGATATAGTAATGATATGAAAGTACAAAATTGATGCACGTGACAGAAATACCCTCAGTATAGGTAGTCATTAAAACTTACTGATATAAACAAGTGATTTAATAAAGGATGTGTGACACGCAGAACTACCTGCACAATAAATCGTTTAGCGCGACACAAGACCCCACAGCTACCGTACATACTACACTTTACAAATAAGTTAACCTCAAAATCTTACGACTCCACTCTTACTGGGGCACCTATTAAAATGATACAAATTAATTAGATGTATTGAAAGCATGGTACAAGTTGTACTTCATGTTTAGGATGACAACACCTTTGTGGTGTTTAGTTCGTGAATGAAACACCAGTGATGCTAGGTGTGTGTTTGTactgtttttatagcaaagccatatgaggttatctactgtgtccaccgagggaaatagaACCCcgagattttagcgttataaattcagACATTTACCTCTGTTCCGTCAGGTGACATGATACTACGATAAGGCatatgatataatatttaaatcaaattatcACGCTGTTTGTTTATACATAAACGATTTTTTGAATCAATAAGGTAAACTGTTTTGAAAGTAAAGAACACAAGAAAATTTTGAAGATGTAATAAATATtgagaagaaacaaaaaatgcagtttaaaatataataaaatatactgtacTCAGTAATTAATATGTTCATTAAACACATAAACTAAAACTTGGAGTGGTATGAATCACTTTACGAGGCTTTGTTCGTATAAATAGGGAATGTAtaggattttgtttttttcagcagTCTACTTTAGAAGAAGCTAACAGCAGCTGTTTTCTACCAAACTGAATACTTGTGAAAAGCCTAATTACAATTTTCAGACTTGTTTAACTGTCATAGCGATATAAGGTATTAAtctggatttggtttgttttgttttgaatttcgcgcaaagctacacgaaggttatctgtgctagccgtccctaatttagctgtgtaagactagaggaaaggcagcttgtcatcaccacccaccgctaattcttgggctgctcttttaccaacgaatagtgggattgactgtcacattgtaacgtctccaaggctgaaagggcgagcatgtttggtgtaacggggattcgaacccgcgaacctctgattacgagtcgagtgccttaaccacctggccatgtcggacctatGTAGAGGTGAAAGTATAAGTGCAGTTTTCTGCGTAAATAACTGAATTCAGCTGAGACAATATAAGCACTGCCCTCTAGCTTCTTACCATGATATTCCTTTAACATAAAATTCCAACTTTCCTAAGATGacagttttatataactttaaagaACTAAAACACAGCACTGCGTAGGTATTATGATGTTGTAGTTTCTAGTATCACTAAGATATTTTCAAACTGCAACTGTGCCAAAACAGAAGTATTCAGTAAAACTGTATGCTTGTTACATATTTCAACTTCCATGATTGAGCAATGAGCACAAACAGTTTCATGTTGTTAagatacagtagacttcactttGTTCTGGTAATTTTATCCCTCAATATTTGAGTGCTTTTCAGTTGATAATATTATTTCCTTAACTAAAAACATTCGTTATCACTATGATTCCACATTAATATAGTACAACGTATTTTGTTTTCctagttaaaaaatatatatcctggCAAATATTTCGATTCCCCAAAGAGGGCCCCCCCCAATAAGTCAACGGTCAGTTTTGAGGCAACAGTCTGTGTGTCGGTTCCTTTCTGTTAACACAGATGACCCAATGTGGCACAACAATCCCGAAAACTATATTCTGGAAGCATCACAGAAAATAATACGTGCACTATCTCttcttaatgtttaatataagttGGTAGccatacttttatttaatatatcataATGCTTACATTCAGGTCACTTTCTTATCCATATTCATCTgaagcccggtatggccaagtgggttaaggcgttcgactcataatctgagggtcgcgggttcgaatccccgtcgcaccaaacatgctcgccctttcagccgtggggttattataatgttatggtcaatcccactatttgttggtaaaagagtaactgaaGAGTTATGACTGGTTGCCTTacctatagtcttacattgctaaattagtgacggctagcgtagatagccctcgtgtaactttgtacgaaattcataAACATATATTCATGTGTTGCttcattattaaattttctatctAATGGTTTATCAGCATGATACAACGTTGATCAACGACTTTGTGTAATGTCCGTATGAGTGTAAAATACCATGCACTTGTAACTATTTACTTATAATACCATATACATACAACATATGATCACATGTGCTTACAAAGTTCAATAAACTGCCTCAGGACGTACGCGTAGTAACTGTAATAATGTCAGTTGTGAGTCCAGTTTACCAATATCAACAAGTTGATAAATCTGATTGTTTTCTTTAGTGTCACA
This region includes:
- the LOC143256028 gene encoding uncharacterized protein LOC143256028; this encodes MLVFPLFWLMGLGRISAGVPVLHALYLDEFGHIKADDKPYGLFLGHVCILKQFQLVKATNKKIDRFSGHLPRTEKNRNRCVFYLFINGTLHLYNNNDHFELNYNTTLPEFENRMRHVVSRFRRRSLDVRTMTVIQGKLLNSFVPTMTEVKEKSRG